DNA from Brassica napus cultivar Da-Ae chromosome C4, Da-Ae, whole genome shotgun sequence:
TCTCGGAGGTGAACTGGACTGCGGGAGCAGTGGAGATGCGGCCTAAATAGATTGCAGGATGTCCTTATGGCAAGACAAGCAAAGACCGAGCCAAACATGGAGGTGATTCCAATGTCTGCGGCGGTGACATTAAGATTATCTCGGATAACTGGAAGGACAGGTGAAGCAACAAAAGAGGAATCGAAGCAACATAGGAACTAAAACCATAAAAGGTGGAAAGCTCTCATGTAAGGCTTGCGACGGAGATTAGCCAGAAAGTTGTGGATTCATTCACTGAATCTTTCAGTAGCGGCTCCTCCTCTTGGACCTCCACCAGCGCCAAGATTATGGTTAGCGAGTGAAAGTGCAGCGAGTGAGGTGAGTacaatctgtttttttttctattaaacatttttgTAAGCTCAGTAGCAATAGTGTTTCTTTGTTGTTGGTATTTAACGAGTTTATGTTATTGATGAGTAGATATGTGGAATATGTTCTTAACCGGTATTCAAGAACTTAATTATCTATCAAATGCAGGGAAAATGATCAGCTTTCCAAATACGGAGACACTAAAACAGCCCGGACCGTAATGCTAGCAGAAGTAAATCCTCCTTTTCGTAACAAATTGACGTAGTTCCCTACATTAAGATCTTCGAGACTGCGGACTCTCATTAATCAAAGGtgtgtttcttttttcctcACGATGATAGAACATGTTTCTGGATTCATTGTGCACATGTTCTCTTGCAGTCTTAACTGGCAGCACCAGCTGTGCAGAAATCCTAGGCCAAACCCAGTTATTCACAGACCACACATTTCGCAGTTCCGAATGGTCCTCTGGCACTTTCATCAGTCAATCAGCCCGTTACAACTTTGACAAAGCCAACAGCTTTTCCGTTACTTGGAGCTCATGGTTTAAGAAACCTCAACGTTTGACTGCTTTATTCAAGTTTctgaattgtaaaaatattaacatttgAGTAAATCTGTAGTTCTATATTCAATGTAGCCCTTTCCTCCTGTTACTACTGTTTCTGCTGCTAATGCTCCAACTGGCCCAGTTTACCGTAAGGTGTGGTACAATCACCTTATCTTACCATATTATCATTTGGTCAGgttagttaaaaaaagaaaacaatcaattttttttggacagagttgaatcTTGCctgaaaacaaagttttttttctcaCTAATATTCTTATGCTGCAAACAGTCTGTTCATGCTTGGGAAAATTATTTATGTGTTCAGTACCATTGTCCAAAGTTGTAGAAGAAGAGTGGTATGTGCTTCTATACGTTTGAGTGGTCCAGTGTGTGAGAAAACACATTCAAGAACGCTAAATCGTGTATTGGGCAGAGATAAATAGAACTTCATGTGTACATATTTCTGGTCTTGATGTCTAAGTTGATGATGTTAATTGGGGTGCTGAAGACTGAAGTTGACACTGGAGAAATCATGGGATTATGACCAGCATTTTCATGCAAACAGGATCTTGGATCGTAAGAGAAAGGACAACAGTTTCAAAACAGGAAAGAATAATGACAACAGAAGCTACGACTACTAAAAGGTTGGGAACTGGAGCAGTAAGGATCAgcaatgaagagagaatgaagaaaGAGACGAGCTGTGCAATTTCTATAAAACCgtttgttttcatttcaaaCCAAATAATTATGTTCCCCACACTGTCTCTCTCGACTGTACGTATGATTTCAGTTTCTATCTTTAACTGTTTTCAGTAGACTTGGCCAATAGTacgaacacaaaaaaaaaattaatcatttatataaatttagtgACTAACTCAATATTTACAAATTCATAATTAAATATAGAcaattgaaaatttataattctCAAAAGTGAATTAAGAATTTCCCAAAATTATAATCTCTTTGGAGTTAACcctaaacttctttttttttgttaaaactgGATTAAGGGGAATGTATTCAACTGAGAGTTTCatgtgatttgtattaaaatgacaaatccactgttattgaaacatgaattttaaaaattcatttaaaatccactgttattgaatttgacatttcttaaagtactctgaaatccactgttattgaaaatattttaagttgtggagttttaaagttttcaggtgaTTTTAGGGTGTTTGGATAggatttcttagttaaaagaaaaattaaaactcaaatctcatagttttaggtgatattctagagtagtttaacaaaaatcacttacatctctgcaacttattgaaatcatctaaaacccattaaaaatcaaatcacatcAAATGTTAAATTGAATACATCCCCTAATTGTTTGTTTCAAACTGTTTGTCAAACAAATTACAAAAATCTCACCTTATGAGTTCAATAGGCCAacattttaaactaaaataaaatgagCACTTAgacacaaacaaataaaaactaactATAGATAGCCTACaagtttaaaaaaacttaagaaaatattagcataaaaaaattaactattgTAAACAAGTAAAGTTATGAAACCATTGTATGATAGTACACCCAAATCACACCAATTAAGTTCAAACTCACATCCCATTAATATATcattcaaaagataaaagaacATCAATTATTTAGAGGCTAACAACTACAAAATACACACaacacaaaattaattaatacatcaaaagaTACGTTAACATAATACATTGCAGAAACACCATTGTTCAACTATTTATGATTGGTTGTACATTTAACAAAGTTTTAcatcaaaaattatatatgtaagataaaaaaatatttagatcatGGGTCTGATTAGTTGAGTTGTAAGTGCATAAATTTTGTTGTAATAATTTAGTTTGTAGTTTTTAGTGAcatagttacaatttttttttaatatataaaatattacaatttttaaaccgctgatatatatatatatatagagttgTAAATTTAAAGTGCATGATCAATCAAATTATTCAGAAACTAATGTGAAAacaacatttattaaaaaaaagtcaaGTGAATTGAAGCATTTCTACAATGCAACCAATCAAacacataattaaaatttaaccaattttggtttattttgctCATCACcttaaatataatttccaaaacaaaatattaaaaatttggatactaaaatttatgagattcatatgattaaaaacaaatatttttaaaaaattataattttatagctacttatattttataatagattataatatttatatatatcaaaataaatatacaaaatatataataatattaaaatttaaataaaaacctGGACGTAGCCcggaccgaccctagtatatatatatgtattaacaCATGTGAACATTGGACGTAGAAATGTCATAGTCATTTTTGCGTGTCATGCGTTTGTCGAAGTACATGTTGCAGGGTTAGATGGACGGCTGTTGCAATTTTTTACTAGTTTTAACAAGCGcgagttataaaaaaaaaattaaaaataacttgCATTTGTCCCACATCGGCTAGCTAAGGAAAAAATGAGTCTTCAGCTCTCCTATAAATACACAGGTAAGGTTTCAACGTATAACCAGACGAATTGGCTTGATTATTAGACTCAAAATTTGTCAACATagtaatattttctataaaaatcgGCTTTTAGGCGGCGATTAGTTGGGTATTTAAGCGATTAATTGAGTTTTACGCAAATCCGATTAAATGAGGTTATGAGGGTTTCTGCGAAAGGCTTTCTTAGCTTTGCCTTCTACTGCTCATCATGATGCCTAGGTGCTAATCTCATGGTAAAGCTTATGTCTTTTGGTTCTCTGAtgatttttcttataaactttTATGCAAATAGTATTAGGAATATAGtgaataaaaaggaaacaagaTCATGATATGGATCTGGTGGCCTTGAAGTGTTCAAGTGTATGCATGCATGATTCTCTTATTTATAACAACCTCTGAGGTTTTTGGTCTTTCAGGAGAAAGTTCTTTTTTGCTGTTTGGCCTTGCATGGAAATGGATGTTCTTGGCCTTGCATGGAAATGGATGAATATAGtgaataaaaaggaaacaagaTCATGATATGGATCTGTCTCTCTTTGTTTTGTAGATTGAGTGTGAGCCAGCATATTTGACGTCTGACATTGGATTGAAAACTTTTAACTAATAAACGGTCATCGAGAGAATTggtaacttttttagttaaatttgCTACTAAACGGTGATATAAAGATTATTTCAGGGTTGAAATTAGGATACTATTTTCTGTAACCTTCCACCAACTTGACAGTTTTATGCGTTTCAGCTAGACTTACAATTTGTCGTGTATATAGATGGCTCGAGGAGTGGCTGTTAAGTCAAGTGAGTGCTGTTTGTAATTGATTGACCTAAACCAGTTGATGATAAGAACATGGATATCTCCACGCTTGAGAAGTTTCTTCAGGAACGAATCAAAGTCGGCGGCAAACCTGGAGCTCTTAGTGACACCGTCCATTACGtgagacaaaaggaaagatcaccGTTAACCTCACCACCGATTCCAACTTCTCCAAACGGTACATCACGACTTTCGTTTCGAGTTAATTCAAGTATCTGACCAGAAATATTTGAGAAAGTACAATCTATGTGATTGCATTGAACAAAGACAGGGATTGGTACGACCTAAGATACTTAAACATGTACGAGCTAAATATTTAAACCTACATAATGAATTTCCTTTCTTAGTTTTCTTGCAGTGATCAAGAACAAGTGCTTAACGTTCTTCCTCTGTTTACTTAAAAGAAGAAGCCGGATCTGTTTGAGAAGttgcagaagaaaaaaacgtTTTCCATGATGCATAAAGAGAGAAGAGCAGCAACTACTGGCTTACCAGTCTCCATGTATCGTCACAAGAACTATAAAATCGGTGCAGTACGCTTGCTTGGTACCATAAACGGATGTTAGTTCTCAGGTTCCAGCCCTGTAGGGATTGATATCTAACCAGTTGGGTAGACATTTTAGAGTTACTGCTACAGAAACTGAGGCAAGCAGTTGAAGAGCTGCTCTACATCTTTGGCTCAGCGTTTGTCATGGAGAATGAAAACTCAGGTTGTTTAGTTGGATGTGATGAGTCTCTGATTGCTTCAGTCTTATGTTGAGATGATGAATTTGCTGATTGAATAAAGCATATAAAACatcatataacattaatttcTGGATTCAAGcgaaaatataatagaaaactTATGGATTTCCAGAACAGTATTCACTGGGAGCATGATGTAACACCAATGATGACCTAGCTCTCGATTTGGCTGAATTATATGTGCTGCATGTGATTACAATGCGTTTTTGTAAGTTGCCTGCAGCAATTTGATTTTCCATGACTGTAATTCGTACACTTTCTTTATCTTTATTGACATACATGCTATTTGTTGTAAATAGAgtgtttagagactgaatatttctgtgttattattaatgatcaagggggttcctttatataaggattacaagatgaagataaatggaaagtatccaaaacctaaactcactaggattaggaaaactactaatacataataatggaaaaattacatctactaggaaaaggaaagggtttccttttctccaagctttgtggccgcctttctctctcttgaaatcggctctctctcctctctctagggcttcggccgtctctccatcttctaggtattgggccggtcttggaccgggcctggttaatggcaatcaactccatgatttataacactcccccttggatgccataaccatacaggatttgtagtacgcttcatgttgcctcattaaaaccttatcaggaaaacccagtgagacaaaaccatgatgaaggaaaaagagtacaacacacactactccccctgatgtgaacctcagtgtaggttctacattctacgcatcttgTGCGTGATATTTCTTGTATGATGGGAAGTAATCGGCCAGTTTCATTACTAAGCCGTAACTAGACCACTTCgacctcttaggtcgtttctcatgtcttttgacatcgagtgtcccggtaaagcataTGTGCTAAGCAATGTTAATCACATTGTCCTCGGAGATCACTATTGGttctttgcaaatcgtgtttgcatatgtccatagtctagacaTGATCGTCTACTCTTAACTCTTTACTATGGTCGGATAAACCAAGTACTCATGGACAATGTACTAAACATGGTTATCATGAACCTATGTCTTGATCTGGTCGATCCATGTCTGGATCATAGACCTCTTCTATACGTGTCcactacttgtctcatgagtgttcaagatcaatgatcattgctgtgaatttataatctcttattatgGCTCTGCGGTCGAACACTCTCATGGATGTGGACATCGATTTCTTTGCCTTAGGCAGTACCATATCTATCTCGGACATTGTAGTCTTTTATCTATCTCTTGATGGTGTCTCATGACCTATGTTGCTGTGGATTATATCACacactgaaatatatattattaggtcataGATCTCGGCTCTCACAAGTTTATGGACTACAATACATTTGTATCCTGTTGATCTTTTGTCTTTACTagcccgtgatcaagaagaaggtcTAGACGCCTTTTAGACTTAAAAGACGGACGCGTCTAGTAGAAGAGCCAGACGTTCTTTGCTGAAGAGCCGGACGAGCTTAGACGGACAGAGTCGGACATCTTTAGTTTGAAGGGCCGGAGCCGGACGCTTTTGgtcggacacccacatagatttattctatgcctactaacctctttttaggtttagtataatcacaaggaatttcaaatatatggactgtattggattgtcttttatacaactccaagatcaatgatcatgcgtgatcaatttcttttacatactgtatgcagctgctttatgtttcagtccatgaatcatcttaggaacgaagctgttctatcatcttatccagtgatccatatgcttcTTACTACATCAttgtatctaatttctttcttatgaccagaccattgtcaatttcgaaaatctgtagcagcaaccaccacataggagtttatctccttataatttgttcctttgatctctgtgagtaccttgtgtaacaagctataatcTAATACTGTTAAGTAAGAAGGCATGAACACTCttagacctcgtgatcatgtgccttctctcacggtttctttatctcacaagatccatctatttcactggtttatcagatagcgtttctgtatatgtatatggccaatacgctcatctctcctttagatactttgaacctcaacgtttatcttttctaatctctatgatcttttatgattgtatgagtactctttcgtgggttcatgatcctcgttcatctctttatgttcaagtgctataactttatgtatctttatacaaatgtgtgtgtgtgtcgacactttcatgtggttccattatgttccagacatgatctatagatttgagatcttattatccaggacctttgttacctagtagcttggcgtcccaagccacatggtttggtaccttagatgtgtagctgcgcagccttttctcaatgtctggtatggtttctcttataatctcggatctgtattctatgcaccattttttctatccgagattcctttatcttatggaacacttggtctatcttgtatagactctatagcaacttgattatgtctcttctaggacattcatttggtgctaagctggttagtcatttctcgggttagtgtctggcatttcgattagcttctcaattagctagcttatataatatttctttggacgtcttaaatcataatctctagtccgaggatctttgccaagacaatgatggttaaaaccattcgtacttttaacattctttatccagcttataatctttctcctttaatattcggatttatttgtttcatgcaatccgtacctggccactatttgatcacccatgttttggctctcgGTCCTTTTTATTTCGTGGAGAAgatcttatttatatattctcaatcctcttctgaggttccatcttagacggcacatgtatgtatgtggtggtttattcaaaatctcttaagatggtgtatgtctggttttatgacccgtattcaatctgagatgggaatatctatgctcacttatatggcctgatgcatattatcattctatacatgtaaaacataatgtctccaagcttatagactttagaatcttagtcttatagacaatggcttacatggccgaaccttttataggtaatggcttgTGTGCGGCCAAGCCTGCATTATGCGTATACAAGTCGTGGCCAAGCCGTGTATAGGTGATGGTCCTTTTCAGCCGACCATAACATGGTCTCTTCGGTTTGGCCGTTTGTACCATGGCCTCTACGGTCGAGGAATGgtcctttatggccgagtaatgaccgagccataaaacatggtcttagaccatagtggtacacgaacttgtagtattgatcatgggtttatcctctctccccttcatgaccatactataagctcgtggtgcttgggacaattgagcctaatgagttttcctttgtgtacatgtttcacaacatGAGATCTattacgggataactctgtgctttttcaatctttgcatcaagtgtagactttaggatggctaatcctatcatgccatatagtgtaaaattttgtggtgttatctcaatatggttaccacatctcttgcctctttatcatactgatttgtagcatagttttgatcagtagagatcatcggtatagtctcgaccactttctttcaaggtcttaggcgtttttcttcttaaaatctaaaggaacttgtttccttccttaCCCATTGTTTATACTTGAAAACCatacattataacttcaatgggtcacatgttcttttgggtgtgtataatgccttttaaggcaatgccttagccatagttctttactatgcttactatacccattcatgatttcttacttggttttatgccctttaggcaactctttaaaatcatttatatgttcaagtaagatcagacaagataatgaattcaaaataaattcttattatatatataaaattgtgaaacatcaaagcaaaacataaagcaataacACAAGTCGTATAGAAATTTAGTCcttgagacaatcagaagtctcaaagTCCATCTGGTCATCTTTAGCAATGTCGGAATCATTATCGGCCTCATATCCGGAATCGTGAACCATGtgagcctccgggttcttgttcttcagactttcttggtagagctcacataagtgcttaggggttctacagttcttggcccaatggtttcccattccacatctgtgacaaacggatttggtcgagtaagacggtttggatatgctgcctcgaccacggccataaCTACCTCGGCTACGGCcataattggaaccacgaccacggttattgtggtttcctttccggccggTCGAGTAGTTGTCTCGGCTGTTCGAGTAATTGTCACTGCCACGCCCCTTGTAACCACCACGGCCATTGCCGTGTGATCTCTTATTGTTTTGGACGTAATTGCACTCGTTGGGTTCTTTCTTTTCAACCTCATTAGCTTCCGGTAATTGTGCTGTTCCAACAGGTCTAgcttcactgttcttcatcaggagctcattgtttgTCTCGGCCAGAagcaggcacgagatcagatcagtatatgtggcgaAGCCTTTCATTCTGTACTGCTGTTGCAGTATCACATTCGATGAATGGAATGTAGAGTAAGTCTTCTCAAGTAACTCTTCTTCGGTTgctacttcaccacaaagtctcaacATCGAGACCGTCTTAGATAAGACTGAATTGTACTCATCCACCGACTTATAATccaagaatctaagattcttcCAGTCgtttctagcctttggaagtaacaccgttttctggtgatcatatctatgctgtaaagcatcccaaagttctagtggattttccatcgtgatgtactgatcttttagaccttcaatgaggtgatggcgtataatacttatagccaTGTACCGATCTTTATCGGTCTCATTGTTGCCCTTGatgattgtatcaccaagtccctttgACCTTAGactgatctttgtatctagcgccTACTGCAAGTagttgtctccggagagattaagggctgcacAGTTTCTGTTTGAGATTTTtgacatctgaatcacatcatcATTAAGTTTCataatgtgatcatgtggccgcaaGATAAtcaacaagctcggccacaaacatgTCATACGCATTTATGAAAAACAAGCAATCTAAAACGACCATGGCGCGAACAATTAtcaagccacacggccatgtaGTTCTACTTAATGCAAACGGTTTCAAGACTTTATAAACTACATGCTGGTCGTTCCTTTTAAACAGTATGAATGCAATCCATATTCAGATTCATATGCATGCAAGTAACTTTAATCAATTCTAGGGTTTCGGTTTAAAACATTAGTAGGATTCgattttaaggtttcaaggcctttaagATTTAAACTCTAGGTCAGATTATTTCAATCAATCTAACAATCCTAAACCTCAGATtttatcaaaacaatcaatcaagcaagaaCAAGTAAAATCGATTTCAAGCttataggtttagggttttcgattccaaaattagggtttctcaAATTCAAATCAGAAACAAATAATCAATCAAACATATTCTAATGGAATCGATTCTGGTTACTAGTTATGAGATTTGtagattttaattatgtaatttctagggtttcatcaagaacaaagtttccataataatggattaTGGTTTTGTTATGTCTAGGTTCTTAGATTGCGGTATACCTTTGCTTTGTAGAGGtttagaaccggaccaccaaagagaaGGAGAACAGGAACGGATGAAACTCCAAGCTGAGATGAACGGATGCTTGCAAGCCGGAACGCAATCAAGAACgaattagggttcttcgggattagggttccaaaagatcAAGACGGCGCCAAGTATTTTTTCTGCGAGTGTGAGCGTGTCTGAGATTGGATCGACGAACGGTTTTCGCTGGtggatt
Protein-coding regions in this window:
- the LOC125585828 gene encoding uncharacterized protein LOC125585828: MLRLCGEVATEEELLEKTYSTFHSSNVILQQQYRMKGFATYTDLISCLLLAETNNELLMKNSEARPVGTAQLPEANEVEKKEPNECNYVQNNKRSHGNGRGGYKGRGSDNYSNSRDNYSTGRKGNHNNRGRGSNYGRSRANSSSQHKTEAIRDSSHPTKQPEFSFSMTNAEPKM